In one Fimbriimonadaceae bacterium genomic region, the following are encoded:
- the folP gene encoding dihydropteroate synthase gives MFVLPEGRPALMGVLNVTPDSFSDGGRYLDRQHAVEHALQMVEEGADLVDVGGESTRPGAAEVRAEEEGRRVLPVVEALVARGVSVSIDTSKAEIARQALGAGAVVLNDVTGLRDPAMRAVAADSSCTVCAMHMRGDPRTMQSHTVYADVVAEVKAELMASVERCGRDGIARERIWIDPGIGFSKNVAQNLELLRRLPELVATGYPVLVGASRKSFLGKVLGTEDDPLSVEERIEGTLAAHTIAQVNGAKVLRVHDVLQAHRALTVAAAILGAPTTNDKRSTTHG, from the coding sequence ATGTTCGTTCTCCCCGAGGGTCGGCCGGCACTGATGGGCGTGCTCAACGTCACTCCCGATTCGTTCAGCGACGGCGGGCGGTACCTGGACCGCCAACACGCGGTGGAGCACGCGCTCCAGATGGTGGAGGAGGGTGCGGACCTCGTGGACGTCGGCGGAGAGAGCACCCGCCCCGGTGCCGCCGAGGTGCGGGCCGAGGAAGAGGGCAGGCGGGTCTTGCCCGTCGTCGAGGCGCTGGTCGCGCGGGGGGTTTCGGTCTCGATCGATACGTCGAAAGCGGAGATCGCCCGCCAGGCGCTGGGGGCGGGCGCCGTGGTCCTCAACGACGTGACCGGCCTGCGGGATCCCGCGATGCGGGCGGTGGCCGCGGATTCGAGCTGCACGGTGTGCGCGATGCACATGCGCGGCGATCCGCGCACCATGCAATCCCACACGGTGTACGCGGACGTGGTGGCGGAGGTGAAGGCCGAGCTGATGGCCTCCGTCGAGCGGTGCGGTCGGGACGGCATAGCGCGAGAGCGCATCTGGATCGACCCCGGCATCGGGTTTTCGAAGAACGTGGCTCAGAATCTCGAACTGTTGCGTCGCCTGCCCGAACTGGTGGCGACGGGTTACCCGGTGTTGGTGGGCGCGAGCCGCAAGTCGTTCCTCGGGAAGGTGTTGGGAACGGAGGACGATCCACTGTCGGTGGAGGAGCGCATCGAGGGCACCCTGGCCGCGCACACCATCGCCCAAGTGAACGGAGCCAAGGTCCTCCGGGTCCACGACGTCCTACAGGCGCATCGAGCCCTCACGGTCGCCGCAGCCATCCTGGGTGCCCCCACGA
- a CDS encoding aspartate kinase, with translation MKIKVMKFGGTSLATPESRMISALRVVSAKEQGFAPVVVVSAMGRKGQPYATDTLVSLLRDMDAAVDPHPRELDMMIACGEIFSAVVFAHTLRILGHPAHAFRGGQAGIRTDGVYGNARIVSIKPVSLHHALEAGDIAIVCGFQGVFAIPGEPGAELTTLGRGGSDTTASALGAALGADAVEIFTDVEGVKTADPDYVPGAPTLRQVTYDEVAEIAHLGAKVLHPRAAEIAMKYGIPLRVLSTFSEDPGTEIVPRESFPGRRVTGVTHTGKLVYLQFNFESAPEDHRSALQEKVFETMERNGVNLFMMNVSPAGAGFGVPRSQYPLVMDLLDGLVLPLQGTENALYLFQVGQTPSREVETQASVLDSLGEVRRIVADLTEGCTMVSLIGQEHMQSSGVFYGVLSALYDAQVSVLQTSDSDISLSCLIPEAETERAVRLLHERFLVREAEA, from the coding sequence TTGAAGATCAAGGTGATGAAGTTCGGCGGGACCAGCCTCGCCACGCCCGAGTCGCGCATGATCTCGGCGCTGCGGGTGGTGTCGGCCAAGGAGCAGGGGTTTGCGCCGGTGGTCGTGGTCAGCGCGATGGGAAGAAAGGGTCAGCCCTACGCCACCGACACCCTGGTGAGCCTGCTGCGCGACATGGATGCGGCCGTCGATCCCCACCCGCGCGAGCTCGACATGATGATCGCGTGCGGCGAGATTTTCTCCGCCGTGGTGTTCGCCCACACCCTGCGCATCCTCGGGCACCCCGCCCATGCGTTTCGCGGCGGGCAAGCCGGCATCCGCACCGACGGGGTGTACGGCAACGCGCGCATCGTCAGCATCAAGCCCGTGAGCCTGCACCATGCGCTCGAGGCGGGCGACATCGCCATCGTTTGCGGCTTCCAAGGCGTCTTCGCCATCCCCGGCGAACCGGGCGCCGAGCTGACCACGTTGGGGCGCGGAGGTTCGGACACGACCGCTTCGGCGCTGGGCGCCGCATTGGGCGCCGACGCCGTGGAGATCTTCACCGACGTCGAGGGCGTGAAGACCGCCGACCCGGACTACGTGCCGGGCGCGCCGACCCTGAGGCAGGTGACCTACGACGAGGTCGCCGAGATCGCGCACCTGGGCGCGAAGGTGTTGCACCCGCGCGCCGCGGAGATCGCGATGAAGTACGGCATCCCGCTGCGGGTGCTCAGCACGTTCTCCGAGGATCCCGGGACGGAAATTGTGCCGAGAGAGAGCTTCCCCGGACGGCGGGTCACCGGTGTCACCCACACGGGGAAGCTGGTCTACCTTCAGTTCAATTTCGAATCGGCCCCCGAAGACCATCGGTCGGCGCTCCAGGAGAAGGTGTTCGAGACCATGGAGCGCAACGGCGTGAACCTGTTCATGATGAACGTCAGCCCCGCCGGCGCCGGATTCGGCGTGCCGCGCTCCCAGTACCCGCTCGTTATGGACCTTCTCGACGGCCTGGTGCTCCCCCTCCAGGGGACCGAGAACGCGCTCTACCTCTTCCAGGTGGGGCAGACCCCCTCACGCGAGGTGGAGACGCAGGCGAGCGTCTTGGACTCTCTGGGCGAGGTCCGCCGCATCGTCGCCGACCTGACCGAGGGTTGCACGATGGTCTCGCTCATCGGCCAAGAGCACATGCAGAGCTCCGGAGTCTTCTACGGCGTGCTCTCCGCGCTCTACGACGCGCAGGTGTCCGTTCTCCAGACCAGCGACAGCGACATCTCGCTCTCGTGTCTCATTCCAGAGGCGGAAACGGAGCGAGCCGTTCGTTTGCTTCACGAACGGTTCTTGGTCCGGGAGGCCGAAGCCTAG
- a CDS encoding aldo/keto reductase family protein, with protein MNYRRLGRSGVKVSEVALGSWLTIGRTVAETTGRTLVHKAFDLGINFFDTADVYNKGEAEKALGRVIGDFRRDDLFLATKCFFPMSERPNDQGLSKKHIVESVHNSLARLGTDYIDLFQFHRMDPETPVDETVRAIDELIKQGKVLYWGVSQWPAERIREAASVARELNANPPSSNQPVYNALNRGVENEVMPACEELGMGLVVFSPLAQGVLTGKYAPGAPVPAGSRGADEKSNMFMADNLTDDVLGRVQKLKLLAEKHGATTAQFALAWCLRKAIVSSVIIGATRPEQIEENAKASGLELPEEVWAEAETILGDTGN; from the coding sequence ATGAACTACAGGCGGTTGGGGCGCAGCGGCGTCAAGGTGAGCGAGGTGGCGCTCGGAAGCTGGCTGACGATCGGGCGCACGGTGGCCGAAACCACTGGCCGCACCCTCGTCCACAAGGCGTTCGACCTCGGCATCAACTTCTTCGACACCGCCGATGTCTACAACAAGGGGGAGGCGGAGAAGGCGCTGGGCCGCGTCATCGGCGACTTCCGGCGCGACGACCTGTTCCTCGCCACCAAGTGCTTCTTCCCGATGAGCGAACGCCCGAACGACCAGGGTTTGAGCAAGAAGCACATCGTCGAATCGGTGCACAACTCGCTCGCCCGGCTCGGAACGGACTACATCGACCTCTTCCAGTTCCACCGGATGGATCCGGAGACGCCCGTCGACGAGACCGTGCGCGCGATCGACGAGCTGATCAAGCAGGGCAAGGTGCTCTACTGGGGCGTGAGCCAATGGCCCGCCGAGAGGATCCGCGAGGCGGCCTCGGTCGCCCGCGAGCTGAACGCCAATCCTCCGTCGAGCAACCAGCCCGTGTACAACGCCTTGAACCGCGGCGTCGAGAACGAAGTGATGCCTGCGTGCGAGGAGCTGGGGATGGGGCTGGTCGTGTTCTCGCCGCTCGCACAGGGCGTCCTGACCGGCAAGTACGCCCCCGGCGCACCGGTTCCTGCGGGAAGCCGCGGGGCCGACGAGAAGTCGAACATGTTCATGGCCGACAACCTGACCGACGACGTGCTCGGCCGCGTGCAGAAGCTCAAGCTCCTCGCGGAGAAGCACGGCGCGACGACCGCCCAGTTCGCCCTCGCATGGTGCCTGCGCAAGGCCATCGTGAGTTCGGTGATCATCGGTGCGACGCGGCCCGAGCAGATCGAAGAGAACGCGAAGGCAAGCGGGCTGGAACTGCCCGAAGAGGTCTGGGCGGAGGCGGAAACGATCCTTGGCGACACCGGGAACTGA